Genomic segment of Corynebacterium urealyticum DSM 7109:
ACATCATTTCTTTATAAAACCACAGGTAATACCCACCGCCCATTTTAGGGCAAAAAGTGATTGGCGCCTCACAGTCAAAATTGAGTCTTTTGGAACCTCACAGCGAAGAATAGACTTCGATTCTCGACGCTCCACCGGAGCGAGCCCCGACACCTTTCAGCAGAAATTAAGGCCCATGACAGAGCAGCCCTCAGCGCCGGACACAACGGCAGCGACCCAGCCCCGCCGAGGCAAGAAACTGAACGCCAACGCGATCATCGCCGTTGTCCTCATCCTCGCCGGCCTGGGCGTGCTGCTATACCCGGTGCTCGCCACCCAGTGGAATAACTACCAGCAGTCCCGCGCCGCCGAGGCCTACTCCGAGCTCGAAAAAGGCGTGCCCCCAGAAGTCCTCAATAAGGCCTGGGAGGAGGCACAGCACTACAACGCCAACCTCGGGGACATCGACCCCGGCGATGCGTGGACCAGCTCCGATGACGAGAGCTCCCCGGCGTACCAGCGTTACCTGAAGTACCTCTCCGTCCTGAACGAGACCGAGGCCATGGGTCGCATTGTGCTGCCCTCCATCAAGTCCGACCTGCCGATCTTCCACGGCACTTCGGACCGCGTGCTGGCCCGCGGGGTGGGCCATCTCTACGGCACGGACCTGCCCGTCGGCGCACCCGGCGAGCCCGGCGAGGATGGCTCCATCCCGCCCGCTCCACCAGAGGGCCGACTCTCCGCACTTTCTGCCCACACCGGCCTGCAGAACGCCACCCTGTGGGACAACCTCGACCAGATCGAGAAGGGCGACCCGGTCTACATCGCCGCGGCGGGTGAGAAGCTGAAGTACGAGGTCCGGGATATCGAGGTCGTCACCCCGGATAAGACCAGCCTGTTGCGCCGCACGCCGAATAAGGACCTGGTCACGCTCATCACGTGCACCCCCTATGGCATCAATACCCACCGGCTGATCATCACCGCCGAGCGCGTGCCGATGGACCCGCAGGAAGAGTCCGTCTTCGACGGGCAGGGCACCACCTGGCAGTGGTGGATGTGGGCCATCCTCGCCGCCGCGGCAATCATTCTGTTGCTGCTGATCCGCTGGTGGTGGAAGAACTTCCGAAAGAAGACGGGCGAAGAGGAGGCCACCACGCCGGGCGCTGAGGGCACACAAGAGGCTACGAGCACCGGCACCGAAAGCTAGCGGGCGAAAAGCAACCGGCGATGGCTTAGGATCTACAGGTCATGAGCTCATCTTCCTCTCAGGCTTCTACTACCCGCCGCCTCACCACCACCGGCGCCGTCGCCCTGGCGGTGGCCACCGCCGCAACCCTGGCCACCGCGCCGGCCTCCGCCACCAGAGGCCACTTCCCACTAGGTGAACACCCCCGCCCGGGCAATGGAACTGACATGTGTTCCATTTCACGCTAAACTGAACCACATGATTTCCCCTCACCTGCGCAGCGGCGGCGCCATTCTCCTTATTAGCCGCGGCGGGGCCTAGTAGGTAGACACACCAAACCGACCGGCTCCCCGTCGCGGGGTTTTTGCATGCCGGTCGGTTTTTTCATTGCCACAGCACGACACCGACAACACTTAGGGAAGACACCATGAGCAACACCGACTCCTTCATCTCCGCACCAGCCCAGATCCAGACCCCCAACGGGGAAATCCCGGCAGACCAGCCAGCCTGGAACAAGCAGCGCAACTCCCAGATGCCCAACCGCCGCTACCTGCCCTTCTTCGAGGAAGTCGACCACATCACCCTGCCGGACCGCACCTGGCCGGATAAGGTCATCGACCGCGCCCCGCAGTGGTGTGCGGTCGACCTGCGCGACGGCAACCAGGCCCTGATCGACCCCATGAGCCCA
This window contains:
- a CDS encoding class C sortase, which gives rise to MTEQPSAPDTTAATQPRRGKKLNANAIIAVVLILAGLGVLLYPVLATQWNNYQQSRAAEAYSELEKGVPPEVLNKAWEEAQHYNANLGDIDPGDAWTSSDDESSPAYQRYLKYLSVLNETEAMGRIVLPSIKSDLPIFHGTSDRVLARGVGHLYGTDLPVGAPGEPGEDGSIPPAPPEGRLSALSAHTGLQNATLWDNLDQIEKGDPVYIAAAGEKLKYEVRDIEVVTPDKTSLLRRTPNKDLVTLITCTPYGINTHRLIITAERVPMDPQEESVFDGQGTTWQWWMWAILAAAAIILLLLIRWWWKNFRKKTGEEEATTPGAEGTQEATSTGTES